Proteins from one Rosa chinensis cultivar Old Blush chromosome 7, RchiOBHm-V2, whole genome shotgun sequence genomic window:
- the LOC112176762 gene encoding protein HAIKU1 has product MDNSTNRHTDHLGVNKIGKNIRKSPLHQPNFGNAAASAANAVNAARQQPQPQVYNISKNDFRNIVQQLTGSPSQDPLPRPPQGPPKPQSMRLQKIRPPPLTPINRPVVPPPVPVQAAPPPVPYNNGFVRPPHFGQPSPTLMPPFPPGDSMWPNTAESPISAYMRYLQSSMMDPTPRGNQPQPQPQGPGQIQGQPPSTGLLPHPSMPAQPPPRMNGPVPPAPNLPSPQMGGPPLLPSPTSQFLLPSPTSYNYLLSPRSPYPLLSPGTQFPSLTPNFQFSQSGILGPGPQAPPSPGFLYQLSPGFFPLSSPRWRG; this is encoded by the coding sequence ATGGATAACTCCACAAATAGGCATACTGATCATTTGGGGGTGAACAAGATTGGGAAAAATATAAGGAAGAGTCCTTTGCACCAGCCCAATTTCGGTAATGCTGCTGCAAGTGCTGCTAATGCTGTGAATGCTGCTAGGCAACAGCCTCAGCCTCAGGTGTACAACATAAGCAAGAACGACTTTAGGAACATTGTTCAGCAGCTTACTGGTTCGCCATCACAAGATCCTTTGCCGAGGCCTCCCCAGGGTCCGCCCAAACCCCAAAGTATGCGGTTGCAGAAGATCCGACCTCCTCCATTGACACCTATCAACAGACCTGTAGTCCCACCTCCAGTCCCTGTACAGGCAGCCCCGCCGCCTGTTCCTTACAATAATGGCTTTGTTAGGCCTCCCCATTTTGGACAACCATCACCAACACTGATGCCACCGTTTCCACCTGGAGATTCAATGTGGCCGAATACAGCTGAGTCTCCAATCTCAGCATATATGCGGTACCTTCAAAGTTCAATGATGGATCCAACTCCAAGGGGAAACCAGCCTCAGCCTCAACCACAAGGTCCAGGTCAAATTCAAGGACAGCCACCATCAACTGGTTTACTTCCCCACCCATCCATGCCTGCGCAGCCGCCCCCAAGAATGAATGGCCCTGTACCACCTGCGCCTAATCTCCCATCCCCTCAAATGGGTGGTCCTCCACTGTTACCCTCTCCAACTTCCCAGTTCCTATTGCCATCCCCAACCAGTTACAACTACTTGTTATCTCCACGGTCACCTTATCCATTGCTTTCACCTGGGACACAGTTTCCTTCACTGACCCccaattttcagttttcacaaTCAGGGATATTAGGTCCAGGGCCTCAAGCCCCACCTTCTCCAGGCTTTTTATATCAATTATCTCCAGGGTTTTTTCCTCTATCAAGTCCACGATGGAGGGGTTAA